From Salvia splendens isolate huo1 unplaced genomic scaffold, SspV2 ctg902, whole genome shotgun sequence, one genomic window encodes:
- the LOC121791765 gene encoding protein cornichon homolog 4-like, producing the protein MKEVLAWLLFFFILIALLVMIVFQLMCLADLEFDYINPYDSASRINQVVLPEFITQGVLCFLFLVTGHWFMSLLCVPYLYYNVRLYHRRQHLVDVTEIFNLLSWEKKERLFKLGYIILLLFMCLFWMIYNALEDDEHSF; encoded by the exons ATGAAAGAGGTGTTGGCATGGttgctcttcttcttcatacTTATTGCTCTCCTCGTTATGATCGTATTCCAG CTTATGTGTTTGGCGGATTTAGAATTTGATTATATCAATCCGTATGATTCTGCATCTCGAATAAACCAAGTAGTTTTACCGGAGTTCATCACACAAGGAGTTCTCTGCTTCCTCTTCCTTGTCACCGGACATTGGTTTATGTCACTTCTCTGTGTCCCATACCTGTACTACAACGTGAGACT GTACCATCGAAGACAGCATCTTGTAGATGTAACTGAAATCTTCAACTTGTTAAGCTGGGAAAAGAAGGAGAGACTTTTCAAGCTTGGTTATATCATACTTCTTCTCTTCATGTGTTTGTTCTG GATGATTTACAATGCACTGGAAGACGACGAGCATTCGTTTTAG